Proteins from one methanogenic archaeon mixed culture ISO4-G1 genomic window:
- a CDS encoding RNA-binding protein, producing MQVTFHWVRVQTFCYATEKQDLIEDTLKELLGDIEFEEEISESEHGNSMMILEARITKQREFADLFSKLGDGILDFILEDIDNRVDEDDMFYLRLDKQKAVQGIYEVAHHGDVISIFGKVQAHPAKKEAAIRVLKEFIQSLQARNRS from the coding sequence ATGCAGGTCACATTCCACTGGGTCAGGGTCCAGACGTTCTGTTACGCCACGGAGAAGCAGGATCTCATCGAGGACACCCTGAAAGAACTCCTGGGCGACATCGAGTTCGAGGAAGAGATCTCGGAGAGCGAACACGGGAACAGCATGATGATCCTGGAGGCCCGCATAACCAAGCAGAGGGAGTTCGCGGACCTGTTCTCAAAGCTGGGAGACGGCATCCTCGATTTCATCCTGGAGGACATCGACAACAGGGTGGACGAGGACGACATGTTCTACCTCCGTCTCGACAAGCAGAAGGCGGTCCAGGGGATCTACGAGGTCGCCCATCACGGGGACGTGATATCGATCTTCGGAAAGGTCCAGGCCCATCCGGCGAAGAAGGAAGCCGCCATCAGGGTCCTGAAGGAGTTCATACAATCTCTTCAGGCTCGGAATCGTTCTTGA
- a CDS encoding CBS domain-containing protein, with translation MEPIIIAYAAAIVILIVLSAFFSMSETAFTSVNDIKLKKMANEGNRKAQRALDIRENYDKFLTTILVGNNLVNIAGTSIATTMFAILIGAETGAIVTTVVMTLVLLTFGEITPKSYAKKHPEETCITICSIIYWLIWLFTPLTWLFLKLTKFIGKGDENIITEDELEVMIDEIQSDGVLEKSESELIKSAMRLDDITVAEVYVHRMDIVAVEINEPVEELGKLLIKSGFSRIPVYEETIDNIVGVVYSKTYFTNTAMNVKFTIRDIIMPVKYIPETVTVANALSELQKSKIHMAVVLDSYGGTRGIITLEDLLEELVGEIWDESDFIQQDVSATTGGKYIVKGVANLDDVMEKIGVFIDRDGYEETNVSGFIMHKLQRAPTKGDEVELDNVIITVMSVRGHRVVECSIAVKNDSEPEEIV, from the coding sequence ATGGAACCTATCATCATAGCATATGCCGCCGCCATCGTTATTCTGATCGTTCTGTCGGCCTTTTTCTCCATGTCCGAGACCGCCTTCACCAGTGTCAACGATATCAAGCTGAAGAAGATGGCCAACGAGGGCAACAGGAAGGCCCAGAGGGCCCTGGACATCCGTGAGAACTACGATAAGTTCCTCACTACCATCCTCGTCGGGAACAACCTGGTCAACATCGCAGGCACATCCATCGCCACCACGATGTTCGCGATACTCATCGGAGCCGAGACCGGTGCCATAGTCACGACGGTCGTCATGACCCTGGTCCTCCTGACATTCGGGGAGATCACTCCCAAATCCTACGCCAAGAAGCATCCCGAGGAGACCTGCATAACCATCTGCAGCATCATATACTGGCTCATCTGGCTATTCACGCCCCTCACATGGCTGTTCCTCAAGCTGACGAAGTTCATTGGCAAGGGGGACGAGAACATCATCACGGAGGACGAGCTCGAGGTCATGATCGACGAGATCCAGTCCGACGGGGTCCTGGAGAAGAGCGAGAGCGAACTGATCAAGTCAGCGATGAGGCTGGACGACATCACCGTCGCCGAGGTCTATGTTCACCGTATGGACATCGTCGCCGTCGAGATCAACGAGCCCGTGGAAGAGCTCGGAAAGCTCCTCATAAAGTCGGGATTCTCGAGGATCCCGGTGTACGAGGAGACCATAGACAACATCGTGGGAGTGGTCTATTCCAAGACATACTTCACCAACACCGCGATGAACGTCAAGTTCACCATCCGCGACATCATCATGCCCGTCAAGTACATCCCGGAGACCGTGACCGTCGCCAACGCACTCAGCGAGCTCCAGAAGTCGAAGATCCACATGGCGGTCGTCCTGGACTCCTACGGAGGGACCAGGGGGATCATCACGCTTGAGGACCTCCTGGAGGAGTTGGTAGGAGAGATATGGGACGAGAGCGACTTCATCCAGCAGGATGTCAGCGCCACCACCGGCGGGAAGTACATCGTCAAGGGAGTGGCCAATCTGGATGATGTGATGGAGAAGATAGGCGTCTTCATCGATCGCGACGGTTATGAGGAGACCAACGTCAGCGGGTTCATCATGCACAAGCTGCAGAGGGCCCCCACCAAGGGTGACGAGGTCGAACTGGACAACGTTATCATAACGGTGATGTCCGTCAGGGGACACCGTGTGGTGGAATGCTCGATAGCGGTCAAGAACGATTCCGAGCCTGAAGAGATTGTATGA
- a CDS encoding isochorismatase family protein — MKALVVVDYQNDYVKGPLGSKYAKLIEGNICARIEEFLKDRGTLFLVIDYLPSNHPGFIPDGKKKPVKCCIAGTAGADVYGKVGDYLSSGYMIRKDALGSEELLKRLKSYDDIEICGLETNTGIIASAVFARTANPSATVSIRQNCIASGDSELGEEALNVMASMGVRIL; from the coding sequence ATGAAAGCCTTGGTAGTTGTCGATTACCAGAACGATTACGTGAAAGGCCCCCTCGGAAGCAAGTACGCCAAACTCATCGAGGGCAACATATGTGCCAGGATAGAAGAGTTCCTCAAGGACAGGGGGACACTCTTCCTGGTCATCGATTATCTGCCGTCCAACCACCCCGGGTTCATCCCCGATGGCAAGAAGAAGCCCGTCAAATGCTGCATAGCAGGCACTGCGGGAGCGGACGTCTACGGGAAGGTCGGGGATTACCTGTCCTCGGGCTACATGATCCGCAAGGACGCCCTCGGCTCCGAGGAACTCCTAAAGAGGCTGAAGTCCTACGACGATATCGAGATCTGCGGGTTGGAGACCAATACCGGCATCATCGCCAGCGCGGTGTTCGCCAGGACCGCTAACCCCTCCGCCACCGTATCCATCAGACAGAACTGCATAGCATCCGGTGATTCAGAGCTCGGGGAAGAGGCCCTGAACGTCATGGCCTCGATGGGGGTCAGGATCCTATGA